One window of the Streptomyces sp. NBC_00259 genome contains the following:
- a CDS encoding DMT family transporter codes for MEAQDSATATASIAVPATPPASHTAARTESPAGSRRGTLLASLGVAAFSLTFPSTAWGLESFGPWSLVALRTILAAAIAGVFLLALRVPVPERRHWGSLLVVAGGVVVGFPLLTTLALRTSTTSHAAVVVGLLPLTTAAFAAVRTGRRPSRTFWGAALAGAAVVVAFTLGESGGSLSAGDPYLFGALLVCAAGYTEGGRLARLMPGWQVAGWALVLCLPLALAGAVVALMAEPVRPTAHGLVGLAWVAAGSTFFGLYVWYRGMASIGIARASQLQLAQPLLTLVWSVLLLSEQLSPAAPLAAVAVLVCITVTQRTST; via the coding sequence ATGGAAGCACAGGATAGCGCTACTGCCACCGCGTCGATAGCGGTCCCCGCCACGCCGCCGGCGTCGCATACGGCGGCCCGCACCGAGAGCCCGGCCGGGTCCCGCCGCGGGACCCTGCTCGCCTCGCTCGGCGTCGCCGCCTTCTCCCTCACGTTCCCCTCGACCGCCTGGGGGCTCGAGTCCTTCGGCCCGTGGTCGCTCGTGGCCCTGCGGACCATCCTCGCGGCCGCCATCGCCGGCGTCTTTCTGCTCGCGCTGCGCGTGCCCGTACCCGAGCGGCGGCACTGGGGCTCCCTGCTGGTCGTCGCCGGCGGCGTGGTCGTGGGCTTCCCGCTGCTCACGACGCTCGCGCTGCGGACGTCGACCACGTCCCACGCCGCGGTGGTGGTCGGGCTGCTGCCGCTGACGACCGCCGCCTTCGCGGCCGTGCGGACCGGCCGGCGGCCCTCGCGCACCTTCTGGGGGGCGGCGCTCGCCGGCGCCGCGGTCGTGGTCGCGTTCACGCTGGGCGAGAGCGGCGGCTCACTGTCGGCGGGCGATCCGTATCTGTTCGGCGCGCTGCTGGTGTGCGCGGCCGGCTACACGGAGGGCGGCCGGCTGGCCCGGCTGATGCCGGGCTGGCAGGTCGCCGGCTGGGCGCTCGTCCTGTGCCTCCCGCTCGCCCTGGCCGGCGCGGTGGTCGCCCTGATGGCCGAACCGGTCCGCCCGACCGCGCACGGCCTCGTCGGACTGGCCTGGGTGGCCGCCGGATCGACCTTCTTCGGGCTCTACGTCTGGTACCGCGGCATGGCGTCGATCGGCATCGCCAGGGCCAGTCAGCTCCAGCTCGCCCAGCCGCTGCTGACCCTCGTCTGGTCGGTCCTGCTGCTCTCGGAGCAGCTCTCCCCCGCCGCCCCGCTGGCCGCCGTCGCGGTGCTGGTCTGCATCACCGTCACCCAGCGCACGAGCACCTGA